The Juglans regia cultivar Chandler chromosome 1, Walnut 2.0, whole genome shotgun sequence nucleotide sequence CCTTCTGGGATGGCTTTCGCTTCGTTTTTTGGGAGAGTTCTATTTGCCTCTATCTTCATACTGTCTGCATACCAAGAGTTAGTGCATGCAATCACTTTTCtccccctaaaaaaaaagatattatatactTCCAATGCTCATAttctttatctattttattaattcttcagtgtatatatattctttaggCACATGTAGATTCTGGGTTTTGAGTAATTTTCGTTTTACATTTGAAAATCTCTGTTGGATCTGTTGTAAAAGGTTGCAACTCGTTGTTTGACCATTTAAGACGTTATATAGAATTTAGATCTGCATTTTCTGTTTTAGCATATGTTTTCGGTAGAAAACTGAATGATGGGTTTGAGTAATTGAGTGTCATTTACCAACCTAGTTTAATTAACCTCATCAATCACTTTGAGTTCGGCTTGTTATGGGTGAGTGATTATTAAGGACAACGTACTGATGAGTCTGCTCTTCAATGGATATCCCTTGCCCATAGATAGTTCTTAgagtatgatattttttattttctcgaaTGGATGAAGTGGACTGCCCTCTGTTCTCCGCTAGTTTCTTCGAAGTTTGTGTTCTTATCTGTTTGGAAATCTTTGGAGATGCCGCCATATTAGATGGATTTTTACTAGGCTGTTAGTGTGATCCGCTACCAAGTTCCTGATCACTTTTATCACTTTGGATTAATCTGGTAATTCGTACTGtgaaattataataagattaCTTTCTTTTTCCGAAGCGCCTCTATGGGGGAGGTTCTCATCATAAAAGCAAAAGAtcatttctttggaaaaatatagCAAGGGAATTTATTTTGCTGAGTCTATCTTTTTCACCCCCGAGCGTTAACATTtttacctcgtttgttttcataacaaatttcatcttattttatcattacaatttggAGTATAAGATATTGGCCTGTCTTCCACTTTACAGGTTAAATGAATACGGGGTTAATGGGGGGACGGCAGCAAAGGCTCTTGGACCAAAGTTTGATGTCTTTTTAAAACATGTTCAGCCCAAGGTTGCCGTGCAACTGCCAGATATCCAAGTGAGAATCTCTCTCTGTTTGCAACTTGTTTTTtctaagtaaaaatttaaaataaaaaaaataaaaaaataataagatgaaaaaatggAGAATCTCTCactccaacaaccaaacacagctAAAACACTTTTGGTAAGCTGCACTTGGCAGTGCAATACTGctattttcccttttccttAATCTACTCACAAATGGGTTTATCACTAGAAATAGATTGTGCTGATACTATGATATACATGGTGAAACATTAATAGAAGGCTAGATGTACGAAGCCCttgataaaaataactaaattaatgttttaaatgGCATGTggcttttctctttcatatggcCTGTTCCATCAATTCATGGGGTTGGGCTTGTGAAGAAAAGGTGATTCAGTGAAGAGTAAGTTTTGGGTTTGTAATAggaaaggaattttttttaagaatttcttGCATTTGTACATTAAGAGTTTTGATTAGATTGATATTAAATACATCTCGCGGTGTATGCTCTTCTCGTCCGTAACATCACTTTTGTTGCTATATATTGTTGATGTTTTGAGTCTTGACATAGGTGAAACATTTAGTAGCTGCGGCTATTGCACTGAAGGGCATGGGAGGAATCCTCTTTATATTTGGCAGTTCTTTTGGGGCCTATCTTCTGGTTGGCATTTCTACCATGTAGCATGGTTTACTTCCAATCTTTTATTTCTAACTTCGTTTGAGGACACTTGACTCAGCTGCCACTGCCCAGGCTGCGTCTTGGTGCTGTCTTTTTGGGTTATTCACTAGTGTTGATTTCCTTTGTCCAGCTTTGGCATCAGCTGATTACCATTCCCATTTTATATGATTTCTACAACTATGACAAAGAGGCAAAAGAATTTGGtcaacttttcatcaaatttacgCAGGTTGCTATGTTGCCTATTCCCTTTCTTTTGCCTGTACATTTGAAATGTGGCCACTATTATATTAGGTTCAAGATTGTTTGATAGAGTCTGAAGTGTTATGGTTATACCTTTTTATTGCAGAATGTGGCTCTTTTTGGGGCTTTGCTGTTTTTCATCGGGATGAAGAACTCGATTCCTGGGAGACAATCCAAGAAGAAGGCTCCTAAAACGAAAACTGTCTAGAAAGGAAATGTAGCCGGAAGAGACATCGCAATCATGAAGGAACCTATTTGTTCGTTTCctgtcttttcttttgaaactcACAGTCTGAATCTTCTTCTAGGATGCATCTTTTAGCGGTTATGTTTTAGTACCAACatttatttaaagtattttattacACCGTTCCCATTTTATTTCACgagatatattatttataatggaCTATGAACCTTTGCTCTTGCTCTCGGGAGCAACTTTCTGACAATGACCTATCCAAAAGAGGAccattttaaggaaaattttgtgtataaaccTCTTGCATATGAAGTGAAAGGAGAACCATATTTGCCCGGTCCTAGCCAATTGTTAGAGGTCTATGCAAAAAGAGGAATACTACTCTTCATCTTCTATTTGATCATCCTCACTCACATATGTTGACTTGATACATTTCAAGCGGTTTCCTTTATGAATTACTTAAatgaaaatcactaaaaatGTGTTACATAGTAGGCATGATAGAGGATGAAAAAATCTAGAATGAAGAAAAGTATTATTCATGAAaaaacatagtttttttttttttttttgtctggaaCTATTCAAAGTGCATAGAACAGGTGTTGTCTTCCAAGTGCTGTTTTGCTATAAAGTGGTGGACCTTGAGGTACCAATACCACCTTATCTAAaggaggataaaaaaaaaaactagagaatTTTGATGATCTTTGCTACATGGTGCTTCCCAAAGTAAACATAAAGCTCCTTTTGACCCtccaaaaaaattagattcCAAGAAGCAAAATTAGCAAATGATAATGCTATTCTATGACCATAAATCAGGTGTGTGGTTCCATTATTTTCCATTGTTATCTATTCTGACCGTTTTAGATttgattcttttcaaagaaaactATTTTATTCGCAAAGGAAGggatatgttaaaaaaattgcCTCACAACTGGAGATAAACCAAGCAAAGAACAAATGAATCACATTTTGAAGGAACTACAACGACTAAAATGTGACTAGATTAACCACCATGATAGTAGAGTCTTATCTTTTGGACGCTAAACTTTTGGGATTAATAATGTTCCACCAACATCATAATTGAACCACAACTATAAAATCATATGtgcttttattttgtaaataaaaattatattctttatttGGAATTTTATCATGCTCAATCATACTAGTTGATGTGTGACATTTTAAGTTACTTAAAATATGCTACATCAATTGGTGCAACTGATAGAATTTGGTATTGAAAGTTTGCATGTTAAATGAAGCAAATAGGGTCAACCTAAATGTATTCATTTGGTGTCACAACccgtcttttgtttttttagtagctcatcaccaaagATATACAACTTGAGAGAAGTATTGGAGTATGATGATTGCGGAACCTGTGCACGTCAACCACGACCTCAACCACTAGCCATGAAACTGACGATAATTCACCCTAGGAAAACACTATAGCTCTTATGTCAACTGGCGTCggaacaaaataaaagattattctGACAGTTAGTTAAACAACGAAAATTAGAGATTGGGATTGAGAAAATCGCAAACAGTTATAAATTCTGAGATGAACTCTAAGATTAAggttttattataagaaaaggGGCCCACCAGGCACAACATGGTGACCATGATGTGCGCGCCGAAGAGAGCTTTCCAGATTGAGGTCATATATGTGATTCTGACACCTGTAGCCCaagttatagttaaaatacGAATGCTGCCACTTCTCCTCGCCCAACTAATTAAGGGATAAGTTTCGACGCCTAACTGAGGGATAAGTCTCATCCCCCAAGTCTTTAACTCTTCCTGCCTACTTAAGTTTCCTTATCCAAATCTGCCGCTCCTCGACAAAATCTTTATCTCTTCCTAACGACTTTTGCGCTGGTCTACCTTTTCTAAGTAGTCAAATACTTTTAACATCGCCTCTGTCAGCTAAGCCTCATCGGGCTCAGATTCGGACTCGGATCCTCGTGCATCACATTGCCCTCCCCTAGTTCGTCTTATTACTCTATTAACTTGGGTGTTCTATTACATGGTCTAGAACGTTGTCGACTACTGCCGATAACCCCACACCATGCCACCACAACCGTCGTTTGTTGTACACGTTGGGTAAGTGCCAACTAGAAGTTTGAGTTGTTTGTGTTTGTAGATTAGGAAATTGTAGGTTAAGTGATTTCATGGTTGGCTGATATTTGAagggtttttatttatattgtcgTGGACGAAAGAGGGGATGGTAAAAACATAGGTTGATGATCTGATATGCTGGAGGTATGAATGTAAATGTAACGTGTGTCGAATGGGATTTAAGTGAAACCAAAGAGGTTTTGCTAATCTATTGATGGAATAGGGAAGTGTGGATGTTGTGCTTGGGCTATTATAAAACCGCCACAGTTCGGATTCAAGGTTTAGATGGTACTCTCTAAAAGTCCAGTAGCTCTCCAATGGATATCTCTCTACCCATAGgtaatttttagtgtatgatatttttaattttctcgaATGGATCAAGTGGACTATCCTCTGTTAATTTCTTTGAAGTTTGTGTTCAATCCATTTAGAAATCTTTGGAGATGTTGCCAGTGGCGGAACCAAAAATGTTTCTAAGGGATGCCAACTTTTTCAATACGTAACacgtttttgtaaaataaaaagagacaatcttaatcttttttttttttttgaaataaaccatTCCTCATTCATTAATATAAACTGTTTGGTCAATACAAAGGTTATCAATCTGTAAACTATTTAAGACAAACAATGGTGCTTCTTCTATCCATATTTTTTCCTCTACAGTATGTAACGCAGCTCTAGCTAGTTTATGAGCTACTACATTTGTGCCTCTATGTGAGTATTTAACTTTCCAACCTATCCAGCCTTTGATCACCATCTTCAACTCTTCAATAATACTGCCATAGAAAGATAAGTCTTCATCTTTGCCTTATGGTGAAGGAAAAGGACCCAGATGTGATATTCATTATGGAGACTAAGTTGAAAAGTGAGCAATGTGTGagattgaagaagagatttagCTGTGAGGGATGTTTTGTTGTGGGATCAGTGGGATCAAAGGGAGGTTTATCTCTATGGTGGAAAAGCAGAATAGAGGTAGAGATACAAAACTTTTCACAAAGGCATATTAGTGCATGGATCtcagaagaaggagaaggggaAAAGTGGTTAATGACTGGTTTTTATGGCCAGCCTGTTACCAACAGAAGAGAAGAAGCGTGGAACTTGCTAAAAGCATTAAAACcaaactccaatcaagggtggTGTGTAataggagattttaatgagattgtttcaaatgatgagaagaTGGGAGGTAGGCCAAGATCAGAGAGACAAATGGAAGGGTTCAGATCAGCACTAGAAGGGGGGAATTTATTTGATCTTGGATGGAGAGGGAATAAGTTTACATGGAGTAATAAGCATGAAGATGAGACATTTACAAAAGAAAGGCTAGATAGGGCAGTGGCTAATTCAAAATGGTCACAAGTGTTCAATGATCATTATGTGGAAGTGCTGACTAGTAGAAGCTCAGACCACAGGCCAATCCTTTTGACTATGAAGAAGAGAGGTGATAAggtttggaggaagagaagGGTCTTTCGATATGAAGCTAGTTGGGTTATGGAGGAGGGTTGTGAGGAAGTCATTAGAGGGGCTTGGCATTCAATGCATAGGAATTCACAAAGTCAAAAGATCCAGGCTAAGCTAGAGTCTTGTAAAACAGCCCTTCAAAGGTGGAGTAGACAGACCAGTTCAGACAGATCAAAAGATATTAAGGAGAAAACTGAGTTATTGAAACAGCTTCAAGATGAAGAGAGCAGTTTTAATGTTGCAGAGATTAAAAGGGTTCAGAGGGAGTTAGGGGCATTGCTTGAAAAGGAAGAtctaaaatggaaacaaagagcaaaaagaaattggtatgCAATGGGGGACATaaataccaaattttttcatacttGTGCATcacaaagaagaaggaaaaatgttattaaaaaagtcATGGATGAGCAAAAAATGATATTCAACAAACAAGAAGAAATTGAAGGGGcttttaataactttttcaatAACCTGTTTACCTCATCAAGGCCAAGCCAAGAAGACATTGCAGAATGTGTGCAGCATGTGGAGGCTCGAGtcagggttcccaagccctcggcagttccaactaagGATTTTCATTGGGAATGGTGGGGCTGTTGAACAGCCACCACCATGCTTATTGAAGAATTGTATTCCTCCCCCTCTCCACTTTCACTATCCTTTTGTTCCTTCATCCTCTTTATAGCTCCCCCCTCTTCCCCTTCATACCttctttttttaactaattGCTCACCtctgtttattacattttttcctttttctctagcCCTTCTCTTCCATTCTCCCTTCTTGATAATTAAATCTTGTATTGTTTCATTCAGATCTCCCTTCTGCTCCTCATCCACTAATATAAGCTCCTTTTCATACCCTACTCCTTCCTTCATTACTTCCTCCCCATTGGTTCTTTTCTTTACTGCTTCTACTTGTTTATTGCTAATCACTTCCCCATTTAACTTTCCCTCCTTCTCATTTTCCTTTGCACTTATTTCCTCTGACTCAACCTCACTCAGTCCCTCTTCCATTCCATTAGTTTTTCCTCCATTTAaccctttctttcctttttcgatgtttgcaccatcatctccctcCACCTGAATATGCCCACCCTTACCTACATTATTCTTCATTAAATTGACAGATTccccttctctttttattttttctcctcttttcatATCTGCTCTTAACCATACCCCATACTGTTCAGTCCCTACATTTTTGTTTTCACAGCCTCCTTTCTCATGAATTAAACAACCGCAAGAGAAACAAAAACGAGGCAACTTTTCATACCTTATGGGGATCCAAAGTTTCTCTCCTTTCACATTGATGGTTCTGCCTCTAGCTAGAGGTTTTTGAAGATCTATCACAATCAGAACCCTCAGATATCTTCCCCAACCACTACCATCCTCTTTAACATCCACCTTCTCCACCACACCAATGGTATTGCCCAGCTGCCTTCCTCTATCTTCATTCATGCAGGACAGTGGCAGATTATGGAATTGGATCCAGAAACGCTCCTGCATGAACCTCAGCTTCTGTGGTGGTGTGTCTTCCTCAAAAAGTTTTAACGCAAACAGATGGTAATCAAAAGACCAAGGTCTTCCACTCCAAACACGATATTTGTCTGCTGGATTTGCAAATGTAATAGTGAATACATTTGTATCTACTTCTAGGAACTTAGCAGGTTTGCTTATTTTCCACACTCTCTTCATCGTGTTCTCCACCACTTCTTTGCTAATAGTTCTGTCCATACACACTTTCCCCACCAGGCTGCATTCTCCTCTGTAAGATATCTCCTCGCCAACTTCTTCATCAAAGACTATagcagcttcttcttcttccagcaGATTTAGCTTATTCCATTGTTCTTCTAAATCCTCCATTCTTTCTCCCTGTTCCTCCCTGTATTTTTCTGTAATTTTCCCACCCTCAGCGCCTTTCTCCACCGTATTCCTCCGTACTCCACTCCCTTTCCGTCCCTTTCCACTCATAAACCACCACCTAAATTCCGTTAGAATCTAGTGGGCCCCCCCACTCCACCTCAGGCTCCCAAtccgtgggagagagagaggagaataaTCGTCAGAATATTTATGCTTTGATGAGACAATCTTAATCTTAATcttaatttcaagaaaaaatatacaaatctaactatatataaaagtcaGGTCTCATTAATTTGCtataaacatacaaaaataaaattctaaaaatacaaCTTAACATCTAATTTAGATTTCTAACGACaatatttcatgaaattatattcattcattattaattttgtaatgtaatatttagaattttttttttcataaaaactatcaagtgatcttttaTAAACTTATCTTTCAATCTAGTATGTAAGCTAGTTTatcaagtttaatataaaatctagatattttggTATCACATTAGGCATATGATACTATAATtgaaatcttaaataatttttgtcttACTTGATGAAGTCTAGGGTATAAaacttatcaatattttttatatagattagtaaACATAgataattttcttcaatttattttattttggattctatattaagaagtctaatattatataataaaagcTTAGGAttcaaattaactttaatttaattttgaaggAGCCGCATtatagaaaatagataatatatagcaattatacaaaaaaaattggggCTATAGAAAAAAAGTTGGAAGAGGCATTTAAATGAATGAGAAttgttaaattatataaattgatgtaattttataaaatttgttaaatttaattttataaaatttgttaaatttattttaaaataaaaataattttataatttaatatattatattaaattatattaatttataaatttataaaattaattttatgtaattttattatgattaaagtatttgCTTAAATGAATACGGTGTTGGGGAGCGGTAGCAAAGGCTGTCGGACTAAAGTTGGATGTCTTTTCAAAACGTGTTCAGTTCTAGGTTGCCGTGCAACTGCCAAATATCCAACTGAGAATCTCTCttttgcaacttttttttttttttttttttatttatttttggtaagATAAGTACCATTAATTACAAAGCAAATAGATAAGAATTGTTCatcttacttttattattatttttcatctattttttattaaaaataaatattttattaaaaagaaatatttttttattattatttttttattactattcataaaaaaacaatactacataccatttctatttaaaaattatatgtgtaAGTCTAAtcaattatctttaaaattttttaaaattataataatatcattcttaaaataatattttttttatttaataaaaagtttacacataccatcctcaaatgagaactataaataaaattttttttcataaaatacataagaatacatcactatccaaacgcaacctattAGAGTATTTTTTGTGCctcattttccttataaaatcttatataaatatcctcaataaaaaattaaaaattgaaaaaaaaaactaataacataaattttaaaaaaaaaatggaaaaagtgaaaataataacaattgaaaattacttttaaaatattaaaaataaaaaaatagaatacttttcaaacagaaaatgaaaaaaaatagaaaatggatTTGTCCTTTTGGGTTATTCACAAGTGTTGATTTTCTAGAAAAGAAGTCTGTAATATCATTGGAAAGAGATTATGTGACTTCGACAATAAATAACGCGTGTTCCTTCCATGCATTTCACCAAAGAACATGCAGTCTTTTTGTTCATCATGTCCACATACTATGTTGTTGTCCTCGTGTGTTGCTAGTGGAGGCTAGAACTCACATTTGTTTTGTCTGTGTAAGTGTATATATCTTTTTGCATGTTATAACCACGCAACATGTCAATATGTTGCCAATAGAACCATTACTTCATCTTCATGTGTGAAACGTGTCCGGACTGCAATTATCAAAGATATGTTATAGAAAAACAATCACAATTCGCTtgaaaaacatttaaaaagcTGGATGTGAGCAAAAGAGCTAACGTTTTCACATTTTGGCAAGTAGTCAGTCAGTCACTACATTCCAGCCTAACTAAGCAAGcaaagactttttatttttattttttgggtaccTGAAAATCTGAGGAAATTAAGACATTTCCTGTTTAATTTACATTTTGTAACGTCTGAAGATCACTATATATACATGTCGAGCATGGTCAGAAGTGGGTATCTCGTTATCTTGGTCTTTTCTGCATGCATTTATTAATGTTGCtcacataattttaaaaccacaGGCATCTATTCTACCTGATCTTTCATTCAACATTAGCATCTAgtacccttttttctttttcttttttcttgaatatatataacCACTTCCAACGCTAGCTCTATAATTTGAGACAGAAATTCCATCTCGATAATTCAGAATCCACCACCTCATCAGGTATGGAGCTTTCCATTAACGCCGGAATACCCGTTCTCGGAAATGGGTTGGGGTATGAGAGAGCCAAGGAAGTGAAGGAATTTGATGAAACAAAAGCTGGAGTGAAGGGACTTGTTGACTCTGGTGTGGCCAAGGTTCCAAGGTTCCTCATCCATCCACCAGAGAGCCTTCCAAGCTCATCTCCACCCACTATGCAGTACTTCAAAGTTCCGGTGATTGATCTCCGAGGCTTTGAAAGTTGCCCGCGGACTGAGATTATCAATGAAATACGAGAAGCATCAGAAACATGGGGCTTCTTTCAAATTGTTAATCATGGAGTTCCGGCTACTATCATAGAAAATATGTTGGACGTTGTGCGAAGATTTCATGAGCAACCAAAGGAAGAGAAGATGGAGTGGTACTCGCGAGATTACAAGCAACGAGTTAGGTACTACTGCAACGGTGACCTCCTCGTGTCAAAAGCAGCAAATTGGAGGGATTCAATTATATTCGATTTCCAAGATGGACCCCTAAACCCTGAAGCTTTTCCTCCGGTATGCAGGTACTTATAAATCTACAACCGAAAATGAATAATTCAaagccacacacacacacgtatgtATACTGTCTTTGCAAATTTgcaaatttaaccaaaacacTTGAGAGTGTTGGTTGGTCTTCAGGGAGTCTGTGAGAGAGTATATGAAACACATCATCGAACTAAGCAAAGGGCTGTCAGAATTGCTGTCAGAGGCTTTGGGGCTTAGGAGTGACTACCTGGCTCGTATAGAATGCATGAAAAGTGAATCACTGGTTTGTCACTACTACCCAGCTTGTCCGGAGCCACACTTGACCCTTGGCACAACAAAGCATTCAGATCCA carries:
- the LOC108996007 gene encoding uncharacterized protein LOC108996007; translation: MAFASFFGRVLFASIFILSAYQELNEYGVNGGTAAKALGPKFDVFLKHVQPKVAVQLPDIQVKHLVAAAIALKGMGGILFIFGSSFGAYLLLWHQLITIPILYDFYNYDKEAKEFGQLFIKFTQNVALFGALLFFIGMKNSIPGRQSKKKAPKTKTV
- the LOC108996006 gene encoding 1-aminocyclopropane-1-carboxylate oxidase homolog 1-like: MELSINAGIPVLGNGLGYERAKEVKEFDETKAGVKGLVDSGVAKVPRFLIHPPESLPSSSPPTMQYFKVPVIDLRGFESCPRTEIINEIREASETWGFFQIVNHGVPATIIENMLDVVRRFHEQPKEEKMEWYSRDYKQRVRYYCNGDLLVSKAANWRDSIIFDFQDGPLNPEAFPPVCRESVREYMKHIIELSKGLSELLSEALGLRSDYLARIECMKSESLVCHYYPACPEPHLTLGTTKHSDPSCLTLLLQDSIGGLQVLHQNHWVNVPPVQGALVANIGDFLQLITNDKFRSVEHRVLAGRAGPRVSIACFFYPSPTHKFKPYGPIKEFLSDKDPPVYRETHISEYLAYYRSKGLDGNSALPHFKV